The genomic interval TCATTCTCAAGACCAGAAATGGAGATGTACAGTCATATGTTGGAATCTGAAACAGTACGGATTCTTGATGATAAACACAAACATTTAGTTGAAAACAAACTTTCAAAAGCGTTTAAAGAGCGCGTAAGGTTAATTGAAAACGAAGATCAAAGATATACTGTTATACAGCAAGGAGATGCGTGGACGAACAACATCATGTTTAAACTGGTTagtacttttttctttattataaaatacgaaCTGTTTTTCGTGATTTCACCTACGTCTTTGGTGAATTTGTTCTCAGTTTTGGATAAAATATGAcgatgaaagatttttttaaatcattcagTGGTTTTGaagcattcaaataaaaatccataCATGCATCCACCATCCATACATCCATCTATGAATGGCACTGTAGTTATAATGATCTCTTTATAAGATAGAGATATAGCATTCTTGCGGCCTGAGCGAGATTTTTGGATACTTTGACTAAGTGCCACGTTTTTAAGAATGAACGAACTTAACGGCGGTTCCAAACATCGTGTGAGACACAGaatgtttttaaagtatttgGAGAGAGTGGAGGCATACAACTCACATGTATGCACTGAAACTGACTTGAACTCACACTTTTATGCTaacaaaacttaattttacttACAGGGAAAGGATTCCATCCAATCCGTCATGATCGACTACCAATTCGCAAGCAACGGCAACCCAATGACAGATTTCCTCTACATGGTCTTCAACTGCACCGACCATGAAACGAGGTCCAAACACTACCTCGACTGGATAGACTACTACTACTCGGAACTTGAGAAGTCACTGTCGAACTTTGGTTTGCAAGCCAGCTCCATTTACCCGAGAGACCAGATGGATGCAGATATAAAGAAGCATGCAAAATACATGTTTCATCATTCCATTCTCTTCGCACATCTTCTGATGAGGGACTCGGCTGAAGCTGGTGAGGTTTTGGAAGCAATGAAGAATGTAAATGTAGAAGAAGCAATAGAATCCTTTAAAGCTGACAACTTGCAGACTGCAACTCTTGGTAggattaaaactaaaatagagAATGTTATAGCTAGTTTTGAAttgtttgagttattttaagttATGATATAAGATGTGATAAAGAAATCTACATACTTTGTGAGTCCAACTCGGAGCGTAAAATGCTTTTTCGAAGGTTCAATTCAAGATTAATATCAGTTACGTTAACGTGACGTACGTTAACGTAACGTTCAGAATATTGAACTCACGGAATAATGATGCAATTTTTTCTTGATCGATATTCATTTGTACAAAAAtctgttaatattattatattaaattaagtaaatgagtgttaaaataataaaagtatttttttgcaatgatAAATCTTTGTCTATCGCCTGAGCatatcttactaatattacaaatacaaaacgGCTGAACGGATTCGGATGAAAGGAGTGAGGGCAATAATGCAAAAAAATGGATGAAAGTGAGGGTTATCCGACAGCCTCTTGATTTTCAACATCTCAACTTAAGTctcttaaaataaagaaacaatgaaACAGAGATACGATGATGTAAAAAAGTAGCAGAAACTGTCTATTTGAATCATTCAATTCACgaaaattgaatcattattaaaataaattctctgCTACGTAAGTTCGTCTACTATGACGTTGTTTACCATAAACCGAAGGAAGGATTAacttaacattattaatttagtaaGGCATATTCATACCCGGGGTACAGTCGAAGCGGGCCActactcatcatctgcctagacttttcccaactgtgtcggtcagcttccagtcgatgcagctgactaccagtTTTATATGCagtgattgcctatctgaccaaaGTCCAGTTTACGGGCAATTCAATACCCCCTGGTAAGAATGGTTGTCAGAATTTCATGACTCTGATTACTTGTAAGACTGccaaaaaatgttcaaatgacagtgaGGCGGACCcttactatttataaaattaatgcaaGTGAAGATTTCATTGGTTTTGATATACCTACTAAAGGCTAGTGAATTGAAATAAAGTCTTGCCTTAGTGATTGTCTATCAAAAAACCTACGTACACAATAACATGTAATTTAGGTAAATCCAACTGGGTTTTCAGGGTTTATATGTTTCATATTATCTGCTTAGAAACAGCTATTATAAGATTGATAAATGCATTTGTGAATATCATCATGACAGTCTTTAATCTTTACCTATAACCGGTTCGGATCTTCATGGATCAGCTAAATCTTTCGTCGTTGTTAGTAATTAATCATATTACGACTATAAATATAGCAATCTTATCTAAAAAACCTTTGATGTATagataaaatgaaattacataaaacTGCTCGACATAAATCAAAGTTAAAAAAGTGATTTTTAAAGCAGTGGGGAAAGCCGGTGATAGTTTTATTGGAAACGTAAAGAGAATTAGTATTGAAGGTGGGAATGGAAACGTAAATATGATTGTTAAAGCCCCCGCATCAACTGAAATGGCTCGGATAGCAACTAATGCAGAAATAATGTTCCGCAATGAGCACATTTTATATACAGATGTACTGCCTAAAATGGTACATCTACAGAAAGCAGCAGGAATTCCTGAAGCAGATGTACTAAGATATGCAAAGTGTTACGGCTCTCTTAGTGAAGCTCcgaatcctactaatattataaacgcgaaagtttgtatgtatggatgtatggatgtttgttactctttcacgcaaaaactactgaatggattttaatgaaactttacaataatatagcttatatcctactaatattataaacgtgaaagtgaCACCACAATTTGTGGCTCACAGTAGACTTATAGAAGCTAACTTGATGTCACTTATAGATGATGAGACTCATAAGTCtttacttgaaaataaattaagtcaagtTGGTAACTTACGCCAAAAGgtgttaataaatgaaaatgatagGCACACATATAATACAATTTGGTTTAGTGTAAGGTTTGCTTAAgcttattataaacattatttaatctAAGATACATAAtttgttgtaattttctttattaagcTTTTTTAGAGGTGCTTCTGCTTCATTTTCGTTTGATATGCACGTTATCTTATAATCCCCAGTGTCAGGGTTTTCTCAAATCCTTCTGACGGTCTTTAATGTGGAATTTCAACAACGACTGCTACCTACTGGGTAAGACAGGGAAGCTGTTTTCCCTTCACTCCCAAACATTTTCATACTTatgacttactagcttctgccagaggtttcacccgcatctcgtgggaactacttcccgtaccgggataaaaagtagcctatagccttcttcgataaatgggctatctaacactgaaagaaattttcaaatcggaccagtagttcctgagattagctcgttcaaacaaacaaacaaacccttcagctttataatattagtatagatgaagcGCCCGATCatactatcggccgactaaagaGTCTGCAGAGTGAGGGTAGGTACtcttaggtgatcttcacactgccccgcatcacgctgcatcttgcgtgtcgacgcacctacgcgcgttcttgcgggagtgcagatctgcatcatcgtgcgggtttttcacgcactcacgcgcgtaggtgcgtttattagattcacgcacggcggcttccattttcaaatatacacgtcacgcccattcaaaatcacgtgcgtcactgcgggatcagtgtgccataccttgcgtctcgccccgcacctacgcgcgggggtgcgtgtttctccgcatgtatgtgcgtgatccgcatgaacgcgcgtggatgcattttcagtgtgttggagtatgcgtgttttccatacaaacggagatatttccatacaacggaaaaaacgcatccacgcactacgctgcatcatgcggggcagtgtgataatcgccttaagGTAGGGAATGGGGGCTTATAACGTCATTTTTAACGAAATAAAATCTCAAAgtaatgtaacaaaaaatcaaACGAGGACATATACCTATTTGTATGTTGTTATTTGCTTGTTGGAGGAAATAAGGCATAGAAATGCATAGAAGCCATCGACATAATGCGTTAAGTAATTGAtacgtagttttttttataagaacattgataaaaaaaggTAAAGTTTATTCGTGGCAAAAAACTATAATTGATTCATTAATCATTTATGAGTCGTTTATTAATAACCAGCTTCtggcagcggtttcacccgcgtcctgtgggaattTCTCTATTaacccggacaaaaagtagcctaaggtaaggccttcttcgataaatggcaTATCTATAATTGAAAAAGGGATTGAAAATCGGACCAGTACCTGAGCTTAGCgcgtgcaaacaaacaaactctttagctttgcaatatgtattagtatagattatcaATGATTAATGGATCGATCTTACTTCTAGTTTCTTGCGGCAAATAACCTTTGCCTATCTGTTATTATCTATAATACTAATCTATGTATATCAATACACGAAGTACTAATattgtactaatattatgaagaagacttttttgtttatttatacccTAAAGTAgcataactactgaaccgatttgtccATCATTCCTGGAAAACTACAGTATCCCAAGCTGAAATATAATCATTAGCTATTGACGTTTCGTAAGAACCTTTAGTAGGTCTGTATCAAATAAAATCCAATGACTTCAactttttcaactttatttggtTAAGGAAACTGCATATGGGATtaagatttaatattaaattctatgtataaataactagctgttttcccatGGTTTCACTCCCGTCCCAttggaatataataataaagtgatactcgggaagagtgtctGTAAGAgctatccaacagtgaaatatcaaaaatatctgtgtaatcgtttttgaatttatccattctttgatctgagttataaacaaacaaaacattttttttccaccttataatataagtacagaCAACAATGATAATACAAATACCTATTATCTAATAACCCTTGTATTTACGCAACAAtgactttctaaaaaaaaatgatgcGTGTAATGATCTAGCAAAGATCAGTACTTCCATATACGTAGATGAATGATGTTTTAGGGATCCATTCAGGGCTTGCAAGCATGGAGGATAAACCTTTATAGATTCACTTATATATATGATATGGTCCCTTTATATGCGTATGGTCGTAGCTAAAATGAAATTGACACCAGCGGGGCCcaatagggccaaggcctgccggggctgcgggttattcgaaagagataccgcggccctgatacataaaaggtctatgaaggaacacgacggtttttagtcagtaagagtctgacactccctcaccgctgctaacacacagcgggaggggtcatttgacgatttttgacgtcgtaaaaaaaaaagatgaaattGACACCGAATAATAGGTACGGGTAgaaaaagtatgtattttaaaagtattttacacACAGTGACTGCGTATCTGAATTTCTCAACGCAGTTATACGGCCAATCGAGTAAATTAAgacactaataaataaatataaattttgtttgtgaattttaacaacaaataatgtaatagaaataaataaacttgtctGCGAACCTATCGTTTGTATATTATCACATTGTTCACATATACGAAACCCATGACCAGATTCCCACTTACGCTTGACAGTATGTTTTGGGAAAATTTTGTCATTCACTGAATTATCTAATCTTAATTACATTTGATGCATAGTTTACCAATAAAgagataaaaaagttatataaatgAGGATACAATACAAGTATCTGGCGTGTACCAGAAACAGTCATGGCGCAATACAAGTTTGAAGGAGATTTTGCAAGTTTCACTGATCATCAGCTAGAGTTCATCAGTAAAGTGATATTAGAACAAgacattaaagttaaaaaagcaGTTTTTACAGTAGTTGGACAACCTGGTGATAATTTTGTGGGACATGTGAAAAGACTGAACATAGAAGGAGAAAATGGTAACCTGAATATGTTTATCAAAGTCGCTGCTTCGTCTGAATTGGCTCGAGCAGCTACAAATGCTGATATTACCTTCCGTAATGAGCATATCATGTATACAGAGATTTTGCCTAAACTAGTGCAGCTGCAGAAAGCAGCCGGGGTCCCAGAAGAGGACTTATTAAAACATGCAAAGTGCTACGGGTCTCTCTACGAACCCCCAAACGAAACTTTAATCTTAGAGGACTTGAATGATTCAGGTTACAAAATGTTAAACAAGCATGAGACCTTATCCAATAAATGTGTTAGGGGCATTATAAAAAACTTTGCACTATTACATTCTCTTTCACAtgtgttcaaaaataaatacccTGAAAAGTATGTGCAAATCACAGACCAAATGTCTGAAGTATGGACTACAATTTTCAACGAAGAAAGATTTGGAGGTCAAGCAAAATTCGCGGAAGCTGAAATACTGTCAATTCTTGATGATGATACTTATAaagatttaattgaaaacaaattgaGCGATTTCATGTATTTGCTGCCCAAGATAATAAAACAAGAGGGTAAGAAACATTTAGTGATTCAGCAAGGCGACGCGTGGACCAACaattttatgttcaaaattgtaagcattattttattcaattcttCTTCATTACATATGCGTCtagactttattttgaaaattattcctCTTAATCTGTCGATGTGGTATATAAAACCGCCTTCCGCTATTTATATTCCATGTCTCTGGCATTAAACAAGCTGTTTTGAATTtctatttgtaatatttaaggTATGTGTGTTTAATAATCTGCAAAATAAGTGTCACaatgttttgtgtaaaaagGAGCATTATTCTTTTATCcattattacttagttttttaaTTTGGACACATTATGTGTAACATAAAGCTTTGTATTGTTTTGCACTATCAACCTGCGTCTTCGAGCCTAGGAAACTCCTTcccgcacccgaataaaaataaaactttactttTGTTCACAGGGAGATGACTCAATCGAAACCTTAATGATTGACTACCAAGCATCAAATAACGGTAGCCCAGTCGTTGATCTTCTCTTTATGATGCTAAATTGCACCGATCATGCAACCAGGTCGAAGTACTACCCCGAATGGATGGACTATTACCACTCCGAGTTTGACAGGTCACTATCCAATTTTGGACTTAAAGCTAGCTTCATCTACCCAAGAGACCAGTTGGATGTCGACTTGAAAAGATACGCCAAAGCGATGATGTACTTATGTATAACCTTTAATACTATCTTAATGAGGGATCCAAAAGAAGCTGCCGAAATTATGGATATCATGAAAAATGTTGCTGTAGATAAAATTGCTGCTGTGCTGGAATCCCAAGAACTGGCGACCGCAACACGCAATCgtattagaaataaaacaatgggCATTATTGATACTTATAAACAATTTggtttattgtaaaattgtgATGGGTTTTGggtgcaaataaattatttattttgggtaTATTGGTTTTTGTtggtttactttattttttttaaaccttattATTATAGTTCTCGCAATGTGCCACCACACTGTGGTGGTGTGGTTTCATTacgatagaaataaaaaaatgcttgctAAACATGGAGCTATAAGCGTGCAATCTTAGGTTCCTGTTGTTTGGTGCTTTTTTTTGGAATTTACGTGTGTAAATTCAGTTGAtgtaattacagtttttttgtCAGGAGCAGTCTCCATGGTTTTAAGTAAATCTTCAGATAGAGTAAAGTGTAGATAAATTGACatcataatataaaatttatatataCAGGCATTTtaaggattataatttcaaaaagaagtaataaaaataatggcgtccaatgCCAATTTCAACCACGACGGCATGCGgcagttctcatataaggagactAGCCAGCTGTgcagaacatattatatagCACGAACATTTGTGCAGTcactccctattcctttactctcatagcccgatgggacggaaaaTCCGACATGACCGGAGAAAGATCAGGCTCAAAAAGTACCTCGACCATTGATGTCAGCGATTTCTGCGACGCATGGCTGTTGGCAATCAGACAGGCTTTGTTATAATCATTCtgtatgttaattaaattttgtaagACCGTTGACTTATAGAAATTGGGGTGTGGCAAACTTAATGCACTTTCAATGCCTATGCATGATGAATCGTGAAAAAGTCGCGTGTGGTCTACGTCATTGCTTAtctaattagttaattagaataaattCTCTAAACTTTGTAcccaaacaacatttttaatataaatactatCTAATAAACTTGTAAGTtatgatgatttaaaaaataatgaagcgTAGGATGACACAGCTGTAGGAGATCAATTACTGCATACGTAAACATTAATGACGTTTTAGGGTTTCAAAGCCTAGCGTTGAAAAACCCTTATAGAATCTCTGCGATATTCAAGCGTATTGTagtagggtaaaggcgggatagatgccgcagtgggatagatgccccatttttaaaaaacctaacttcccatgCTCGCGATTAAGAAACAACCGTTTAACTAGAAGCCACAAGCACCCCGCACCTAAATTAGCCACACGCCATCGAGGGGTGAGGTCGCGTTTCGCTCGTGTGTGAATTCATCTCCGCGGCGAACTTACAGCGAGCGTAACATTTTCaaaggtgagtatttgctgttgtataactttataagtagatattaattccatcaaattttttattacgtatgtatattgtctcatgaagtatacattttgattcaaatagttgctctattgtatttatttatttaaaaaaatactagggcatctaaccctgtcaaaaaggatagttgccctgattttttacggtataggtgcccctaggggcatctatccctccatacaccacgtgtaccctgaatgtattataagtgctttgaatatgtattttttatatttttcatgtgtttatgtataggtatttacactttttattgattacgaatgatttacagttcaaacagtgaagatgaagacaattcacctaagaacaaagttaaggaatagaaaactaaaggtttgccggtgaagaagactaaaagagatggacaggatgagcctaaagatgcaaataaaaataactgcatagaatgctttgaaaactatgaacaaacaaagtttaaatccgactggattcaatgtgtaatgtgtcagtgtatacttttcagaaatttttgctcgagatgtagaaaacttaaagcactgtccaaatattatgatgctaagtatattgtgttatttaggtttttaagaaagaatgatttttatgatttttcatgctaaaactaaataattaatattttaaaataagggtttaaaatatatacattatttttgttgaacaaatacttttagaattttattgtgttaattttaattaatctgataatgaacataaaaagatttaaaaaactgcaaaatacttttcatttcaaataaattaaagtaaaaaaatatataaatattattaatataatgtacttaaacagtatgaagggcctctatcccgcaccgtaggcatctatcctcgctagtattttcaaggtggggcaactatccataggggtaggcatctatccccaaaaatGGAGGTCTGCAAAAAGttaaaatctgcaaaacgtgtagtatataggtccaaaaagacaaatcataaataaacataaaggattaaactagttacattcataggaattattaatgtagaaccaatatttattaaattataagcaataagcatatttcaaaaagtggggcatctatcccgcttTTACCCTATCATTATGTACTGAAACTTTTCTAAACTATTTTGGTATTgg from Helicoverpa armigera isolate CAAS_96S chromosome 19, ASM3070526v1, whole genome shotgun sequence carries:
- the LOC110374142 gene encoding uncharacterized protein LOC110374142, whose protein sequence is MAQYKFEGDFASFTDHQLEFISKVILEQDIKVKKAVFTVVGQPGDNFVGHVKRLNIEGENGNLNMFIKVAASSELARAATNADITFRNEHIMYTEILPKLVQLQKAAGVPEEDLLKHAKCYGSLYEPPNETLILEDLNDSGYKMLNKHETLSNKCVRGIIKNFALLHSLSHVFKNKYPEKYVQITDQMSEVWTTIFNEERFGGQAKFAEAEILSILDDDTYKDLIENKLSDFMYLLPKIIKQEGKKHLVIQQGDAWTNNFMFKIGDDSIETLMIDYQASNNGSPVVDLLFMMLNCTDHATRSKYYPEWMDYYHSEFDRSLSNFGLKASFIYPRDQLDVDLKRYAKAMMYLCITFNTILMRDPKEAAEIMDIMKNVAVDKIAAVLESQELATATRNRIRNKTMGIIDTYKQFGLL
- the LOC110374176 gene encoding uncharacterized protein LOC110374176 gives rise to the protein MAQYKFEGDFDSLNERQLEFVNKVVEEQNLGVKKVTFKAVGQAGDNFIGNVKRIIIEGETGSMKLIVKVAASNEMARYQTNTEILFRNEHVTYTELLPKLVQLQETAGVPEEDRLRYAKCYGSLTEAPNEIIILEDLTESDFTMLNKFESLSNECVKNILKGFAVFHSLAFVLKEQEPEKYDEIKEKLTDVWTISFSRPEMEMYSHMLESETVRILDDKHKHLVENKLSKAFKERVRLIENEDQRYTVIQQGDAWTNNIMFKLGKDSIQSVMIDYQFASNGNPMTDFLYMVFNCTDHETRSKHYLDWIDYYYSELEKSLSNFGLQASSIYPRDQMDADIKKHAKYMFHHSILFAHLLMRDSAEAGEVLEAMKNVNVEEAIESFKADNLQTATLGRIKTKIENVIASFELFELF